A genomic segment from Streptomyces sp. NBC_01233 encodes:
- a CDS encoding transglycosylase family protein, with amino-acid sequence MGVRGRHRRYQPSSINRASLAVTAGGAGMALPLIGAGVAHAATVDTWDKVATCESTNNWRINTGNGYYGGLQFSQSTWRAFGGAAYAPRADLATKDQQIAVAEKVLKGQGPGAWPQCGKKAGLTRSGPAPAVAPPAPSQPRAQSAAQPKAVAPSQPVKTAAPAQAGAPRPTGTSVLPNPYVVAPGDSLSAIATEQHVEGGWQALYETNRTTVGPNPNLIFPGQRLTLRITATPAKSPTAPSTPPPPEQNPEKPPRTADPVKPGEPTAEKPAEKPAPPKQAEKPAEKPTEKPATQPASAQQEPDAGGFSAPVDAALGTAYRVSGSHWSSGYHTGVDFPVATGTTVKSVGPGQIVSAGWAGAYGYQVVIRHTDGRYSQYAHLSALGVKAGQQVSGGQRIGRSGSTGNTTGPHLHFEMRTGPGYGSDIDPLKYLRGHGVRI; translated from the coding sequence ATGGGTGTACGGGGCCGGCACCGCCGGTATCAGCCGAGCAGCATCAACCGGGCCTCGCTGGCCGTCACCGCCGGCGGCGCCGGGATGGCGCTCCCGCTCATCGGCGCCGGGGTCGCCCACGCCGCCACCGTGGACACCTGGGACAAGGTCGCCACCTGCGAATCCACCAACAACTGGCGCATCAACACCGGGAACGGCTACTACGGCGGCCTCCAGTTCAGCCAGAGCACCTGGCGGGCCTTCGGCGGCGCCGCCTACGCGCCGCGCGCCGACCTGGCCACCAAGGACCAGCAGATCGCGGTCGCGGAGAAGGTCCTGAAGGGCCAGGGCCCCGGGGCGTGGCCGCAGTGCGGCAAGAAGGCCGGTCTCACCCGCAGCGGCCCGGCGCCGGCCGTCGCCCCGCCGGCGCCGTCGCAGCCCAGGGCGCAGTCCGCGGCGCAGCCCAAGGCCGTGGCGCCGTCCCAGCCGGTGAAGACGGCGGCCCCGGCGCAGGCCGGCGCACCCCGCCCGACGGGGACCTCCGTCCTGCCGAACCCGTACGTCGTCGCGCCCGGCGACTCGCTCTCCGCGATCGCCACCGAGCAGCACGTCGAGGGCGGCTGGCAGGCGCTGTACGAGACCAACCGGACCACGGTGGGGCCCAACCCGAACCTGATCTTCCCGGGCCAGCGGCTCACCCTGCGGATCACCGCCACACCGGCCAAGTCGCCCACGGCGCCGTCGACGCCCCCGCCCCCCGAGCAGAACCCCGAGAAGCCGCCGCGGACCGCCGACCCGGTGAAACCCGGGGAGCCGACGGCCGAGAAGCCCGCCGAGAAGCCCGCGCCGCCGAAACAGGCCGAAAAACCAGCCGAAAAGCCGACCGAGAAGCCCGCGACGCAGCCCGCCTCAGCGCAGCAGGAGCCGGATGCGGGCGGTTTCTCCGCCCCCGTCGACGCCGCCCTCGGCACCGCGTACCGCGTCTCGGGCTCCCACTGGTCCAGCGGCTACCACACGGGCGTCGACTTCCCCGTGGCGACCGGCACCACCGTCAAGTCGGTCGGGCCCGGCCAGATCGTCTCCGCCGGCTGGGCCGGTGCCTACGGCTACCAGGTCGTCATCCGGCACACCGACGGCCGGTACTCCCAGTACGCCCACCTCTCGGCCCTCGGCGTCAAGGCCGGCCAGCAGGTCTCCGGGGGCCAGCGGATCGGCCGCTCCGGCTCGACCGGCAACACCACCGGCCCGCACCTGCACTTTGAGATGCGCACGGGACCCGGATACGGCTCCGACATCGACCCGTTGAAGTACCTCCGGGGCCACGGGGTCCGCATCTGA
- a CDS encoding SDR family NAD(P)-dependent oxidoreductase, which translates to MTVTEESHDHGQAYGPGIDPERLALCLSVLDELDKLDVDHPDAITVRRATAGLYRTVKQRRRQERRAAKTANDKAVTEATATGSAERIDDETEGILPSSVTEAGRIAGILQRPRSCYICKTRYVEVDYFYHQLCPECAAENRSRREARADLTGKRALLTGGRAKIGMYIALRLLRDGAHTTITTRFPKDAIRRFKAMEDSADWMHRLEVVGIDLRDPAQAVALADQVAGAGPLDILINNATQTVRRLPTAYAALVEGEAAPLPAGELPAHHVIGAFNSGAVDGLTALPVGVSGLEAQKVADLALVAGNASLERHLDGTAIDAGGLLPDVVESNTWVQTIDQISPVELLETQLCNYTSPFILISALRPAMAEAARKASSGRAYVVNVSAMEGVFSRGYKGAGHPNTNAAKAAMNMVTRTSGQEMFQTDRILMTSVDTGWITDERPHFDKLRLAEEGFHAPLDLVDGAARVYDPVVRGEAGEDLFGVFLKDYAPANW; encoded by the coding sequence ATGACGGTGACCGAAGAAAGCCACGACCACGGGCAGGCCTATGGGCCGGGCATCGACCCCGAGCGACTGGCTCTCTGCCTCAGCGTGCTCGACGAGCTGGACAAGCTCGACGTCGACCACCCCGACGCCATCACCGTACGCCGCGCCACCGCCGGCCTGTACCGCACGGTCAAGCAGCGCCGCCGCCAAGAGCGCCGCGCCGCCAAGACCGCCAACGACAAGGCCGTCACCGAGGCCACCGCGACCGGCTCCGCCGAGCGCATCGACGACGAGACCGAGGGCATCCTGCCCTCCTCGGTCACGGAGGCCGGCCGGATCGCCGGGATACTCCAGCGCCCGCGCTCCTGCTACATCTGCAAGACGCGGTACGTCGAGGTCGACTACTTCTACCACCAGCTCTGCCCCGAGTGCGCCGCCGAGAACCGGTCCAGGCGGGAGGCGCGCGCCGACCTCACCGGCAAGCGCGCGCTGCTCACGGGCGGCCGGGCCAAGATCGGCATGTACATCGCGCTGCGGCTGCTGCGCGACGGCGCCCACACCACCATCACCACGCGCTTCCCCAAGGACGCCATCCGCCGCTTCAAGGCGATGGAGGACTCAGCGGACTGGATGCACCGCCTGGAGGTCGTCGGCATCGACCTGCGCGACCCGGCCCAGGCCGTGGCCCTCGCCGACCAGGTGGCCGGCGCCGGTCCGCTCGACATCCTGATCAACAACGCGACGCAGACCGTGCGCCGCCTGCCCACCGCCTACGCGGCGCTGGTCGAGGGGGAGGCCGCCCCGCTGCCCGCCGGCGAGCTCCCCGCCCACCACGTCATCGGCGCCTTCAACTCCGGCGCGGTCGACGGCCTGACGGCGCTGCCCGTCGGGGTGAGCGGGCTCGAAGCGCAGAAGGTCGCCGACCTCGCCCTGGTCGCGGGCAACGCCAGCCTGGAGCGGCACCTCGACGGCACCGCCATCGACGCGGGCGGCCTGCTGCCCGACGTCGTCGAGAGCAACACCTGGGTGCAGACCATCGACCAGATCTCCCCGGTGGAGCTGCTCGAGACCCAGCTGTGCAACTACACGTCGCCGTTCATCCTGATCAGCGCACTCCGGCCGGCCATGGCGGAGGCCGCCCGCAAGGCGTCCAGCGGGCGTGCGTACGTCGTCAACGTCTCGGCGATGGAGGGCGTCTTCAGCCGCGGCTACAAGGGAGCGGGGCACCCGAACACCAATGCCGCCAAGGCCGCGATGAACATGGTGACGCGGACCAGCGGCCAGGAGATGTTCCAGACCGACCGCATCCTGATGACCTCGGTCGACACCGGCTGGATCACCGACGAGCGCCCGCACTTCGACAAGCTGCGCCTCGCCGAGGAGGGCTTCCACGCCCCGCTCGACCTGGTCGACGGCGCGGCCCGGGTCTACGACCCGGTCGTCCGCGGCGAGGCCGGCGAGGACCTGTTCGGCGTCTTCCTGAAGGACTACGCCCCGGCGAACTGGTAG
- a CDS encoding NAD-dependent epimerase/dehydratase family protein translates to MKLLMLGGTEFVGRAITEDALARGWEVTVFHRGHHAPPPGTRALHGDRTAPGGLAALAAGEWDLVVDTWGGAPTAVRDSARLLSGRAGTYAYISSRSVYAYPAPAGQGEDGPLVEGSPDAGSKAYSEDKRGGELAALEAFADRALLVRAGLILGPYENVGRLPWWLNRTARGGPVLAPGPRGLPLQYIDVRDLARWTLDAAEAGLGGPYNLVSPVGHATMGTFLDACAAATGGGGDLRWTDPEPILAAGVEPWTELPVWLPEGESHDYMFGGDVTRALEAGLKCRPVEETVADTWAWLCTLGGQAPQRPDRPAPGIDAEREAALLGL, encoded by the coding sequence ATGAAGCTGCTGATGCTGGGTGGTACCGAATTCGTCGGACGTGCGATCACCGAGGACGCCCTCGCCCGGGGCTGGGAGGTGACCGTCTTCCACCGGGGGCACCACGCGCCCCCGCCCGGCACCCGCGCCCTGCACGGGGACCGCACCGCTCCCGGGGGCCTGGCCGCCCTCGCCGCGGGGGAGTGGGACCTCGTCGTCGACACCTGGGGCGGCGCCCCCACGGCGGTGCGCGACAGCGCCCGCCTGCTGAGCGGCCGCGCCGGGACGTACGCGTACATCTCCAGCCGCTCGGTGTACGCCTACCCGGCCCCCGCCGGGCAGGGAGAGGACGGCCCCCTCGTCGAGGGCTCGCCGGACGCCGGGTCGAAGGCCTACTCCGAGGACAAGAGGGGCGGCGAACTCGCCGCACTGGAGGCCTTCGCGGACCGTGCCCTGCTGGTACGCGCCGGCCTGATCCTCGGCCCGTACGAGAACGTCGGCCGGCTGCCGTGGTGGCTGAACCGCACGGCGCGCGGCGGCCCGGTGCTCGCCCCCGGCCCCCGCGGACTCCCGCTCCAGTACATCGACGTGCGCGACCTCGCGCGCTGGACCCTGGACGCCGCCGAGGCCGGGCTCGGCGGCCCGTACAACCTGGTCTCCCCGGTCGGGCACGCCACCATGGGCACCTTCCTCGACGCCTGCGCCGCCGCCACCGGTGGCGGCGGCGACCTGCGCTGGACCGACCCGGAGCCGATCCTGGCGGCCGGCGTGGAGCCGTGGACCGAGCTCCCGGTCTGGCTCCCCGAGGGCGAGTCGCACGACTACATGTTCGGCGGGGACGTGACCAGGGCGCTGGAGGCCGGCCTGAAGTGCCGCCCGGTCGAGGAGACCGTGGCCGACACCTGGGCCTGGCTGTGCACCCTCGGCGGACAGGCCCCGCAGCGGCCGGACCGGCCGGCCCCCGGAATCGACGCCGAGCGGGAGGCCGCCCTACTCGGGCTCTGA
- a CDS encoding lipase maturation factor family protein, translating into MDWFTAPGYWLARLVFQRALAGVYLVAFIGAALQFRALIGAHGMLPVPRYVRYVPFRRAPSLFQLRYSDRLFAGCAWTGAALAAALAAGAGDEVPLGAAMAMWALLWLLYLSIVNVGQTWYSFGWESLLLEVGFLAVFLGNARVGPPVLVLWLLRWVLFRVEFGAGLIKMRGDSCWRKLTCLYFHHETQPMAGPLSWFFHHLPKPLHRVECAANHVTQLIVPVLLFTPQPVASYAAGIIVATQLWLVLSGNFAWLNWLTITLALSAVDFTGLAGAPPAAASQGAPVWFVVLVCAVTALVLFLSHRPVLNMISRRQVMNRSFDALHLVNTYGAFGSVGRVRMEVVVEGTADRVPHEDGAWQEYGFRGKPTELRRIPRQFAPYHLRLDWLMWFAAISPGYARDWFGPFVERLLAGDRDTLRLLRHNPFPDAPPVYVRALLYRYRFTTWRELRETGAWWHRTLVREYLPPTRLADAWLSEPE; encoded by the coding sequence ATGGACTGGTTCACGGCACCCGGATACTGGCTCGCCCGGCTGGTCTTCCAGCGGGCGCTGGCCGGCGTCTACCTCGTCGCCTTCATCGGGGCCGCCCTGCAGTTCCGGGCCCTGATCGGGGCGCACGGCATGCTGCCCGTGCCGCGCTACGTGCGGTACGTGCCCTTCCGTCGCGCCCCGAGCCTGTTCCAACTGCGCTACTCCGACCGGCTCTTCGCCGGCTGCGCCTGGACCGGCGCGGCACTGGCCGCGGCACTCGCCGCCGGGGCCGGGGACGAGGTGCCGCTGGGCGCCGCCATGGCGATGTGGGCCCTGCTGTGGCTGCTCTACCTCTCCATCGTGAACGTGGGACAGACCTGGTACTCCTTCGGCTGGGAGTCGCTGCTGCTGGAGGTGGGCTTCCTCGCCGTCTTCCTCGGCAACGCCCGGGTGGGGCCGCCGGTGCTCGTGCTGTGGCTGCTGCGCTGGGTGCTCTTCCGCGTGGAATTCGGGGCCGGGCTGATCAAGATGCGCGGGGACTCCTGCTGGCGCAAGCTGACCTGCCTCTACTTCCACCACGAGACGCAGCCGATGGCCGGGCCGCTGAGCTGGTTCTTCCACCATCTGCCGAAGCCGCTGCACCGGGTGGAGTGCGCGGCCAACCACGTGACCCAGCTGATCGTCCCGGTCCTGCTGTTCACCCCGCAGCCGGTGGCCTCGTACGCCGCCGGGATCATCGTGGCGACGCAGCTGTGGCTGGTGCTGTCCGGCAACTTCGCCTGGCTGAACTGGCTGACGATCACACTGGCCCTCTCGGCCGTGGACTTCACCGGGCTCGCGGGCGCTCCGCCGGCCGCCGCCTCGCAGGGGGCTCCGGTGTGGTTCGTGGTCCTGGTCTGCGCGGTGACCGCCCTCGTGCTGTTCCTCAGCCACCGTCCGGTGCTCAACATGATCTCGCGCCGGCAGGTGATGAACCGCTCCTTCGACGCACTCCACCTGGTCAACACCTACGGGGCCTTCGGCTCGGTCGGCCGGGTCCGCATGGAGGTGGTGGTGGAGGGCACCGCGGACCGGGTGCCGCACGAGGACGGCGCATGGCAGGAGTACGGCTTCCGGGGCAAACCGACCGAACTGCGCAGGATCCCCCGCCAGTTCGCCCCGTACCACCTGCGGCTGGACTGGCTGATGTGGTTCGCGGCCATCTCCCCCGGATACGCGCGGGACTGGTTCGGGCCGTTCGTGGAGCGGCTGCTGGCGGGCGACCGGGACACGCTGCGGCTGCTGCGCCACAACCCGTTCCCGGACGCGCCGCCCGTCTACGTCCGGGCCCTGCTCTACCGCTACCGGTTCACCACCTGGCGGGAACTGCGCGAGACGGGGGCCTGGTGGCACCGCACGCTGGTGCGCGAGTACCTCCCGCCGACCCGCCTCGCGGACGCCTGGCTGTCAGAGCCCGAGTAG
- a CDS encoding DUF1990 family protein codes for MTRLISAGRDTVNYPDRGATAHRPLPAGYHHLNHRTRLGHGRAVFEAAGTAVTTFHAHRTSGMRVRADAGAVRPGARVVVGIGVGPLRIDAPCQVIWTAYEPARIGFAYGTRPGHPECGEESFIVDMDPDGTVWFTVTAFSRPNSWYTRLAGPVVPFLQLRYARWLGHRLRKLATAA; via the coding sequence ATGACCCGCCTCATCAGCGCCGGCCGGGACACCGTCAACTACCCCGACAGGGGCGCGACGGCCCACCGGCCGCTGCCCGCCGGATACCACCACCTGAACCACCGCACCCGCCTCGGGCACGGCCGTGCCGTCTTCGAGGCCGCCGGCACCGCGGTGACCACCTTCCACGCGCACCGCACCTCCGGGATGCGGGTGCGCGCCGATGCCGGCGCCGTCCGGCCCGGCGCCCGCGTGGTCGTCGGGATCGGCGTGGGGCCGCTGCGCATCGACGCCCCGTGCCAGGTGATCTGGACGGCCTACGAGCCCGCCCGGATCGGTTTCGCCTACGGGACCCGGCCCGGCCACCCCGAGTGCGGCGAGGAGTCCTTCATCGTGGACATGGACCCCGACGGCACCGTGTGGTTCACGGTGACCGCATTCAGCCGCCCGAACAGCTGGTACACCCGCCTCGCCGGCCCGGTGGTCCCCTTCCTCCAGCTGCGCTACGCCCGCTGGCTGGGCCATCGCCTGCGCAAGCTGGCCACCGCCGCCTGA
- a CDS encoding YndJ family protein, whose amino-acid sequence MTVLVNVIVTLGMLYVVPAGLRLIDPAGLRRTARLWPLLAAPGALCLWLPRGLPATALAALYAAACLALAVRAPVRLLRGRSPRRAPAPAEIAVATALVSPAIAGTALVAERAGYRLFGFDLDILALTVPHFHFAGFAAALVAGLVCRAARDRPATGLSRWAAYSVPAGTLLVLLGYFVDDWAELVGAVVLTGGMWAVALLTWREIRPAARDRGTRTLLATSAAVLVATMMLALWWAVGEATGIVHPTLTWMAATHGLGNALGFALCSVLAWRRLTTDRGRPPTATGRSPLTTHR is encoded by the coding sequence GTGACGGTACTGGTGAACGTGATCGTCACCCTGGGCATGCTGTACGTCGTCCCGGCGGGCCTGCGCCTGATCGACCCGGCCGGGCTCCGCCGGACCGCCCGCCTCTGGCCGCTGCTCGCCGCCCCCGGGGCGCTGTGCCTCTGGCTGCCGCGCGGGCTGCCCGCCACGGCGCTCGCCGCACTCTACGCGGCGGCCTGCCTGGCACTCGCGGTCCGGGCCCCGGTCCGGCTGCTGCGGGGCCGTTCCCCGCGGCGCGCCCCGGCCCCGGCCGAGATCGCCGTCGCCACCGCGCTGGTCTCGCCCGCGATCGCCGGGACCGCGCTGGTCGCCGAGCGCGCCGGGTACCGGCTCTTCGGATTCGACCTCGACATCCTGGCGCTGACCGTGCCGCACTTCCACTTCGCCGGGTTCGCGGCCGCGCTGGTCGCGGGGCTCGTGTGCCGGGCCGCCCGGGACCGGCCGGCGACGGGGCTCTCGCGCTGGGCCGCGTACAGCGTCCCTGCGGGCACGCTGCTCGTGCTCCTCGGCTACTTCGTCGACGACTGGGCGGAGCTGGTGGGCGCGGTCGTGCTGACCGGCGGAATGTGGGCCGTGGCCCTGCTGACCTGGCGGGAGATCCGGCCCGCGGCGCGCGATCGCGGCACGCGGACGCTGCTCGCGACCTCGGCGGCCGTGCTGGTGGCCACCATGATGCTCGCCCTGTGGTGGGCGGTCGGCGAGGCCACCGGGATCGTGCACCCCACCCTGACCTGGATGGCCGCGACCCACGGCCTCGGGAACGCCCTCGGATTCGCCCTCTGCTCGGTACTGGCCTGGCGGCGGCTCACCACCGACCGCGGCCGCCCGCCGACGGCGACCGGCCGCTCACCGCTGACCACCCACCGCTGA
- a CDS encoding DUF6777 domain-containing protein — protein sequence MHAPSLPTPRQTSSRHLPAGAALLALLGLFAAGCGGAEEPKSAAGPESQEVYLQPVASAGPDPFTASSATAESAPVQPPLPNPTGQGIRTINAATPGLYGGTQRLGSCDVEQQVRFLTADNAKARAFAQAADIEQASIPEFLRGLTPVVLRADTRVTNHAFRDGGADGFQSVLQAGTAVLVDEHGMPRVRCGCGNPLASPLAAKGSPVHKGDPWSGYQPNQVVVIEPTPHVINNLVIVNIADNTWIERKRGDDGAQDRPPRTLPQYDPADGIPTGPVTPSGSASVQPCQSDPAAAAPDCQPTGPAAQNPQNPQGENPPQSPGVPQTPGSPSDSVTRPQQPRSDGPSDVPSDLPGDVPSNIPSDIPFDLTQPDPNAPGLVPEPDGTAPQPNDPYADPYADPYADPSADPYTAPSADPYTAPSADPYTAPSADPYTDPYADPYADPDLQPQPSDGSHPLESA from the coding sequence GTGCACGCACCGTCACTTCCGACACCTCGTCAGACGTCGAGCCGTCACCTACCGGCCGGCGCCGCCCTCTTGGCCCTCCTCGGCCTGTTCGCCGCGGGCTGCGGCGGCGCCGAAGAGCCCAAGAGCGCGGCCGGACCCGAGAGCCAGGAGGTCTACCTCCAGCCCGTGGCCTCCGCCGGCCCCGACCCCTTCACCGCCTCCTCGGCCACCGCCGAGTCCGCCCCCGTGCAGCCGCCGCTGCCCAACCCGACCGGACAGGGCATCCGCACCATCAACGCGGCCACTCCCGGCCTGTACGGCGGCACCCAGCGGCTCGGAAGCTGCGACGTGGAACAGCAGGTCCGCTTCCTGACGGCCGACAACGCCAAGGCCCGCGCCTTCGCCCAGGCCGCGGACATCGAGCAGGCGAGCATCCCCGAGTTCCTGCGCGGCCTCACTCCCGTCGTACTGCGCGCCGACACCCGCGTCACCAACCACGCCTTCCGCGACGGCGGCGCCGACGGCTTCCAGTCCGTCCTGCAGGCCGGAACCGCCGTCCTCGTCGACGAACACGGGATGCCCCGGGTGCGCTGCGGCTGCGGAAACCCGCTGGCCTCCCCGCTCGCGGCCAAGGGGTCCCCGGTGCACAAGGGCGACCCGTGGAGCGGCTACCAGCCCAACCAGGTCGTCGTCATCGAACCCACTCCCCACGTGATCAACAACCTGGTGATCGTCAACATCGCCGACAACACCTGGATCGAACGCAAGCGGGGCGACGACGGCGCCCAGGACAGGCCCCCGCGCACCCTGCCCCAGTACGACCCGGCCGACGGAATCCCGACGGGGCCCGTCACCCCGTCCGGGTCCGCCTCGGTCCAGCCGTGCCAGAGCGATCCTGCCGCCGCGGCGCCGGACTGCCAGCCGACCGGACCGGCCGCGCAGAACCCGCAGAATCCGCAGGGCGAGAACCCGCCGCAGAGCCCGGGCGTCCCGCAGACCCCGGGCTCGCCGTCCGACTCCGTCACCCGGCCGCAGCAGCCGCGCTCGGACGGCCCGTCGGACGTCCCCTCCGACCTGCCGGGCGACGTGCCCTCGAACATCCCCTCGGACATCCCGTTCGACCTGACGCAGCCCGACCCGAACGCCCCGGGTCTCGTGCCCGAGCCCGACGGAACGGCGCCGCAGCCGAACGATCCGTACGCCGATCCGTACGCCGATCCGTATGCCGATCCCTCCGCAGACCCGTACACGGCCCCCTCCGCAGACCCGTACACGGCCCCCTCCGCAGACCCGTACACGGCCCCCTCCGCAGACCCGTACACGGACCCGTACGCAGACCCATATGCCGACCCGGACCTGCAGCCGCAGCCCTCGGACGGGAGCCACCCGCTGGAGAGCGCCTGA
- a CDS encoding SpoIIE family protein phosphatase produces the protein MCHGGSVPTTVSLPDDWPAHPDRSLSLNRMGSFDWDLVTGLMHMDEAALHVFDTTPDEYDGRPESLSPRVPATESARLDALVSSALKSGVDSYGAYFRIRCRDGRLRWTHTQGRVMRGPDGRPYRIIGIVRDATDELSHSAERLGLDEERRRQTSVVESTTAALAHARTVRDVIDVIGDAHGLERLGSMGMVMGLVEAGRIHLVAEGPQDSFVPGTRYTRIDEQYPMSEVVRSLQPRFLDSAQEFAEGYPELWAKISYMRISAAAYLPLIAQARPIGAIGLLYQDKDGFTQEERNLLVALGSSIAQSLQRAMLLEQEHDLAEGLQQAMLPRRIPSVPGGQIAVRYRSARMGRDIGGDWYDVIPLPGGRVGAVIGDVQGHDTHAAAVMGQLRIVLRAYAAEGHSPGTVMARASVFLHELDTDRFATCTYVEADLSTGVLQLVRAGHIDPLLRTRDGDCHRLPVGGGMPLGLSAEFGQLEYPVTTVELDPGETLLMCTDGLVEQPGADLDDGIQLLTSQIRSGPADLQFLADRLCALADDRGGNDDMALLLLRREVAAAPQAGSRLQQHVAPGDPEALVAARHMIGAAVRAWGARERSDEIELVADELIVNALMHTDGPAIVTLRILAGHERRLRVEVEDRSSALPRRREAGEAGVSGRGLMLVDRLADVWGVEPRGGGKCVWCEFVMGQGLSRSS, from the coding sequence GTGTGTCATGGTGGATCGGTGCCGACCACCGTATCGCTGCCGGACGACTGGCCCGCACACCCGGACCGGTCGCTCTCGCTGAACCGCATGGGCAGTTTCGACTGGGACCTCGTGACCGGTCTCATGCACATGGACGAAGCGGCCCTCCACGTCTTCGACACGACCCCCGACGAGTACGACGGCCGGCCCGAGTCGCTCTCCCCGCGCGTCCCGGCCACCGAGTCCGCGCGCCTCGACGCCCTCGTCTCCTCCGCCCTCAAGAGCGGGGTGGACAGCTACGGCGCCTACTTCCGCATCCGCTGCCGCGACGGGCGGCTGCGCTGGACGCACACCCAGGGCCGCGTCATGCGCGGCCCGGACGGGCGGCCCTACCGGATCATCGGCATCGTCCGCGACGCGACCGATGAGCTCAGCCACTCGGCGGAGCGCCTCGGCCTGGACGAGGAACGGCGCCGCCAGACCTCGGTGGTCGAGTCCACGACCGCCGCCCTCGCGCACGCCCGGACCGTACGGGACGTCATCGACGTCATCGGCGACGCCCACGGCCTGGAGCGGCTCGGCTCCATGGGCATGGTGATGGGCCTCGTCGAGGCCGGGCGCATCCACCTCGTGGCCGAGGGCCCCCAGGACAGTTTCGTCCCCGGCACCCGCTACACCCGGATCGACGAGCAGTACCCGATGAGCGAGGTCGTCCGCTCGCTGCAGCCGCGCTTCCTCGACTCCGCGCAGGAGTTCGCCGAGGGCTATCCCGAGCTCTGGGCGAAGATCTCGTACATGCGGATCTCGGCGGCCGCCTATCTGCCGCTCATCGCCCAGGCCCGTCCCATCGGCGCGATCGGGCTGCTCTACCAGGACAAGGACGGCTTCACCCAGGAGGAGCGCAACCTGCTCGTCGCACTGGGCAGCAGCATCGCGCAGAGCCTCCAGCGGGCCATGCTGCTGGAGCAGGAGCACGACCTCGCGGAGGGCCTCCAGCAGGCCATGCTGCCGAGGCGGATACCCTCGGTGCCCGGCGGGCAGATCGCCGTTCGGTACCGCTCCGCCCGGATGGGCCGGGACATCGGCGGCGACTGGTACGACGTCATCCCGCTGCCGGGCGGCCGGGTCGGTGCCGTCATCGGCGACGTACAGGGCCACGACACGCACGCGGCGGCGGTCATGGGTCAGCTGCGGATCGTCCTGCGCGCGTACGCGGCCGAGGGGCACTCGCCCGGCACCGTCATGGCCCGCGCCTCCGTCTTCCTGCACGAACTGGACACGGACCGCTTCGCGACCTGCACCTACGTGGAGGCCGACCTCTCCACCGGCGTGCTCCAGCTGGTACGGGCCGGCCACATCGACCCCCTGCTGCGCACCCGCGACGGGGACTGCCACCGGCTCCCGGTGGGGGGCGGGATGCCGCTCGGCCTCTCGGCGGAGTTCGGCCAGCTCGAATACCCGGTGACCACGGTGGAACTGGACCCGGGGGAGACGCTCCTCATGTGCACCGACGGCCTGGTGGAACAGCCCGGCGCCGACCTCGACGACGGCATCCAGCTGCTGACCTCCCAGATCCGCAGCGGACCGGCCGACCTGCAGTTCCTGGCGGACCGGCTGTGCGCGCTCGCCGACGACCGGGGCGGGAACGACGACATGGCACTGCTCCTGCTGCGCCGCGAGGTGGCGGCCGCCCCCCAGGCCGGCAGCCGCCTGCAGCAGCATGTGGCACCCGGCGACCCCGAGGCTTTGGTGGCGGCCCGCCACATGATCGGGGCGGCGGTGCGCGCGTGGGGCGCGCGGGAGCGGTCCGACGAGATCGAACTGGTCGCGGACGAGCTGATCGTGAACGCCCTGATGCACACCGACGGCCCGGCGATCGTCACCCTGCGCATCCTGGCGGGCCACGAACGCAGGCTGCGGGTGGAGGTCGAGGACCGCTCCAGCGCACTGCCGCGGCGGCGCGAGGCGGGGGAGGCGGGGGTCTCGGGACGCGGCCTGATGCTGGTGGACCGGCTGGCGGACGTGTGGGGCGTGGAACCGCGGGGCGGCGGCAAGTGCGTGTGGTGCGAGTTCGTCATGGGCCAAGGGCTGTCCCGCTCATCTTGA